A section of the Carassius carassius chromosome 17, fCarCar2.1, whole genome shotgun sequence genome encodes:
- the LOC132160853 gene encoding leucine-rich repeats and immunoglobulin-like domains protein 2, with protein MAEGWPIPQALLLLVVSVAGLDTCPSPCTCSGGPGAAQLLDCNRKRLSVAALEAPVWITHASMNQNELPAVPFLGDASSNITVLSLVHNRISEVVAEQLLPYSSLESLDLSSNSVSELKASSFPPMQLKYLNLSKNKISSLEPGCFGNISSLLVLKINQNRLSVLPDKVFTLSQLQVLELRRNRIRVVEGLIFKEMKALKSLKMQRNGITKLMDGALFGLESMEELELEYNNLTELNKGWLYGLHMLRILRVNQNNIGLIRADAWEFCHRLEELDLSFNHLSRLEDWVFSGLSLLQSLNLGDNQITHLGEGVFSSLANVHTMDIRNNEISLAIEDLVGMFVGLKRLNSLVLQNNKIRSITKRAFEGLMELEHLDLSKNGIISIHPDAFTHLKLKTLDLNTSSLLCDCQLQWLGQWLIDSQFQQSCTAICAHPAFLAGSSVLVIKPEEFVCNDFPKPQISAHPKTAVALRGTNITLNCSAFSSSDSPMSTAWRKDGEVLYEAQVQNYARYQDHRLLYTTVLHLLNVNFTDEGQYQCVVSNRFGSNYSTLAKLTVNELPTFLKTPMDLSIRTGTVARLECAAEGHPTPQIAWQKDGGINFPAARERRMHVMPDDDTFFIANVKTEDMGVYSCTAKNEAGSLSANATLTVLETPSFQRPLEDRNIARGETAVLQCIARGSPTPRLNWTKDDAPLVLTERHFFAAANQLLIIVDASPADAGKYTCIMSNTLGTERGHIYVSVSPSANCDPVTSIYSQDGWTTVGIVVMVVVCCVVGTSLVWVIVIYHMRRKSEDYSITNTDEMNLPADIPSYLSSQGTLSEPQEGYSNSENGSHQQLMPSHANGYVHKGTDGVCYGEVSSDVDPDANGMLGSRVGSFFAGRSSFHWSEPREGQANIPNGGPVPLVICSDCYDNANIYSRTREYCPYAYLTEDDALVSQIPRDGHQIGHQERDQHTEHADAALESFISQQNASVFLTNHEPRLPASQHYSTDVPGSSFWDGEETHSSILAQGSVTVDKPPIGLSAGDGQEERRGAMEEGSYRTNLQESTSAPT; from the exons ATGGCGGAGGGCTGGCCCATCCCCCAGGCCCTGCTCCTGCTCGTAGTGAGTGTCGCGGGCCTGGACACTTGCCCTTCTCCCTGTACGTGTTCTGGTGGTCCAGGTGCAGCGCAACTGCTGGATTGCAATAGGAAAAGACTGAGTGTTGCAGCTCTggaagctccagtctggatcacCCATGC GTCTATGAATCAGAATGAACTTCCAGCAGTGCCTTTTCTTGGAGATGCCTCATCCAACATCACAGTACTGTCACT TGTTCATAACCGAATCTCTGAAGTCGTGGCAGAGCAGCTGTTGCCATATTCATCTCTCGAAAGTCTGGACTTGAGCTCTAATTCTGTATCTGAGCTTAAGGCCAGCTCGTTCCCTCCCATGCAGCTGAAATACCT CAACCTGAGCAAAAACAAGATAAGTTCCTTGGAGCCCGGTTGTTTCGGAAACATCAGCTCCCTTCTGGTGTTGAAGATAAACCAGAACAGACTCTCTGTGCTGCCTGATAAAGTCTTCACCCTCTCTCAGCTCCAAGTCTT AGAGTTGAGGCGCAACAGGATTCGTGTCGTGGAAGGTCTAATTTTCAAAGAAATGAAGGCTCTTAAATCGTTGAAGATGCAGCGCAACGGCATCACAAAGCTGATGGATGGAGCTCTCTTTGGTTTGGAAAGCATGGAGGAGCT AGAGTTGGAGTATAATAATCTGACCGAGCTGAATAAGGGCTGGCTGTACGGCCTGCACATGCTCCGGATTCTCCGGGTAAATCAGAACAATATCGGACTCATTCGAGCTGATGCCTGGGAGTTTTGCCATCGCCTGGAAGAGCT GGATTTGTCTTTCAATCACTTGAGTCGTCTGGAGGATTGGGTGTTTTCTGGCCTCAGTCTCCTGCAGAGTCTCAATCTGGGTGACAATCAGATCACACACCTGGGCGAAGGAGTGTTCAGCAGTCTGGCTAACGTCCATACAAT GGACATCCGTAATAATGAGATCTCCCTCGCCATCGAGGACTTGGTTGGCATGTTTGTGGGTTTGAAGAGGCTGAACTCGCT aGTTTTACAGAATAATAAAATCAGGAGCATCACTAAGAGAGCGTTTGAGGGTCTGATGGAGCTGGAGCATTT GGACCTGAGTAAGAATGGCATAATTTCTATTCATCCTGATGCTTTCActcatttaaaacttaaaacact TGATCTGAACACCAGCAGTCTTCTGTGTGACTGTCAGCTGCAGTGGTTGGGCCAGTGGTTGATTGACAGTCAGTTCCAGCAATCCTGCACCGCCATCTGTGCTCATCCCGCCTTCCTGGCAGGATCAAGTGTGCTCGTTATTAAACCAGAGGAGTTTGTCTGCA ATGACTTCCCTAAACCCCAGATCAGCGCTCATCCCAAGACCGCTGTGGCCTTACGCGGGACCAACATCACTCTGAACTGCTCTGCGTTCAGCAGCAGTGACTCTCCCATGAGCACCGCCTGGCGCAAAGATGGAGAGGTGCTGTATGAAGCCCAGGTTCAGAACTACGCACGGTACCAGGATCACCGCCTCCTCTACACCACCGTCCTCCACCTGCTCAATGTTAATTTTACAGATGAGGGCCAGTACCAGTGTGTGGTCTCCAACCGTTTTGGGTCCAACTACTCTACTCTGGCCAAGCTCACTGTTAATG AGCTCCCAACCTTCCTGAAGACGCCCATGGACCTGAGCATCCGCACCGGTACGGTCGCTAGATTGGAGTGCGCTGCGGAGGGACACCCGACACCGCAGATCGCCTGGCAGAAAGACGGCGGTATCAATTTCCCTGCGGCCCGTGAAAGAAGGATGCATGTCATGCCAGATGATGACACTTTTTTCATTGCTAATGTGAAGACCGAGGATATGGGCGTCTATAGCTGTACAGCCAAAAACGAGGCGGGCAGCCTGTCAGCTAATGCCACTCTTACTGTGCTAG AAACCCCGTCCTTCCAGCGCCCTCTAGAGGACCGTAACATTGCCCGAGGTGAGACTGCTGTCCTCCAGTGCATAGCTCGTGGTAGCCCCACTCCCCGCCTCAACTGGACCAAAGACGACGCCCCGTTGGTGTTGACGGAACGTCACTTCTTTGCTGCAGCCAATCAGCTTCTCATAATCGTAGATGCCAGCCCTGCTGATGCAGGGAAATACACGTGCATCATGTCCAATACGCTCGGCACAGAGCGCGGTCATATCTACGTCAGCGTCTCACCCTCGGCCAACTGTGACCCGGTGACCAGCATATACAGTCAGGACGGGTGGACAACAGTTGGCATTGTTGTGATGGTGGTCGTCTGCTGCGTCGTCGGCACCTCACTTGTGTGGGTCATCGTCATTTATCACATGAGGAGGAAGAGTGAAGACTACAGCATAACAAATACAG ATGAAATGAACCTTCCAGCGGACATTCCCAGTTACCTCTCATCTCAGGGAACGCTGTCCGAGCCTCAGGAGGGCTACAGTAACTCAGAGAATGGAAGCCACCAGCAGCTAATGCCATCTCATGCTAATGGTTATGTCCACAAAGGCACTGATG GAGTATGTTACGGTGAAGTGAGCAGTGATGTTGATCCAGATGCTAATGGAATGCTGGGTAGTCGTGTGGGCTCTTTCTTTGCTGGACGTAGCAGCTTCCACTGGAGTGAACCCAGAGAGGGACAGGCAAATATCCCTAATG gtGGACCAGTCCCTCTGGTCATCTGTTCAGACTGCTACGACAACGCCAACATCTACTCGCGCACGCGTGAGTACTGTCCATACGCCTACCTGACAGAGGACGACGCACTTGTGTCTCAGATCCCTCGGGACGGACACCAGATCGGCCATCAAGAGCGGGATCAGCACACCGAGCACGCAGACGCAGCACTGGAGAGTTTTATAAGTCAGCAGAACGCCTCTGTGTTCCTCACCAACCATGAGCCACGGCTGCCAGCGTCACAACACTATAGCACTG ATGTCCCAGGCAGTTCATTTTGGGATGGCGAAGAAACCCACTCTTCCATCCTCGCCCAGGGCTCAGTGACTGTAGACAAGCCCCCGATAGGTCTGTCTGCTGGGGACGGCcaagaggagaggaggggggcaATGGAGGAAGGCTCATACAGGACTAACCTACAGGAAAGCACCTCAGCGCCCACATAA